One segment of Gammaproteobacteria bacterium DNA contains the following:
- a CDS encoding Uma2 family endonuclease → MSASLLPDRVTPAATVSYPVRHLWTVAEFQRMGETGFLHPESRLELIEGELFAMAPIGHFHAGIIRILMDRLGAAVGSAAIVDSQNPIVLDEQSEPQPDIVLLRPRPDYYLHGHPCAQDVLLLIEVSDSTVQFDRKTKVPLYARHGIPEVWLVVGPKRRHIEVHRDLLPDHSAYQTRWQLREGVLAPVQLPQAEIRLDKVFI, encoded by the coding sequence GTTACCCCCGCTGCTACTGTTTCGTATCCGGTTCGGCATCTATGGACGGTAGCCGAATTTCAGCGCATGGGAGAAACCGGTTTTCTCCACCCGGAATCGCGGCTGGAACTCATTGAAGGGGAATTATTTGCAATGGCGCCAATCGGACACTTCCATGCCGGGATCATCCGTATCCTAATGGATCGATTAGGAGCGGCTGTCGGTTCAGCGGCAATTGTAGATTCACAAAACCCAATCGTGCTCGATGAGCAGTCTGAACCGCAACCGGACATTGTCTTGTTGCGTCCACGTCCGGATTATTATCTACATGGGCATCCTTGCGCTCAGGATGTGTTGTTGCTTATTGAAGTGTCGGACAGCACAGTTCAGTTCGATCGCAAGACCAAGGTTCCGCTGTACGCCCGGCATGGAATCCCTGAAGTGTGGCTGGTAGTGGGACCCAAACGGCGTCATATCGAAGTCCATCGCGATCTCCTACCGGATCACAGCGCCTATCAGACCCGCTGGCAATTGCGCGAGGGCGTCCTGGCGCCGGTGCAGTTGCCCCAGGCGGAAATTCGCCTGGATAAGGTGTTTATCTAA
- the purN gene encoding phosphoribosylglycinamide formyltransferase produces the protein MNAERKCRLVVLISGRGSNLQAILDQAASGELPVEVAAVISNRPGVHGLERARQARVPALELDHKNFPDRPEFEAALIELIDRQQPNLVILAGFMRVLTAGFTEHYRGRLFNIHPSLLPKFRGLHTHERAIAAGETEHGATIHFVTAELDGGPLIVQARVPLLPDDDPDILAARVLKQEHRLYPQAIRWFAEGRLKLEGEQVWFDGEPLMKPLRLEDYAD, from the coding sequence GTGAACGCGGAACGAAAATGCCGGCTGGTGGTGCTCATTTCCGGGCGCGGCAGTAATTTGCAGGCCATTCTCGATCAGGCGGCGAGTGGCGAACTACCAGTTGAAGTGGCTGCCGTGATCAGCAACCGGCCCGGCGTTCATGGCCTGGAGCGGGCAAGACAAGCCAGAGTTCCAGCACTGGAGCTGGATCACAAGAATTTCCCTGATCGGCCCGAATTCGAAGCGGCGCTGATCGAGTTGATCGACCGCCAACAACCCAATCTAGTGATTCTGGCCGGATTCATGCGCGTGTTGACGGCGGGCTTCACCGAGCACTACCGGGGACGGTTATTTAACATCCATCCCTCGTTGCTGCCAAAATTTCGCGGACTGCATACCCATGAACGGGCGATTGCCGCCGGGGAAACCGAGCATGGCGCGACGATTCATTTCGTCACCGCCGAACTGGATGGCGGACCGCTCATTGTCCAGGCGCGCGTTCCCTTATTACCCGACGATGATCCTGATATACTGGCGGCGCGCGTTCTGAAGCAGGAACATCGCCTGTATCCGCAAGCGATTCGCTGGTTTGCCGAAGGACGGCTGAAATTGGAAGGCGAACAAGTGTGGTTCGATGGAGAGCCATTGATGAAACCGCTACGGCTGGAAGATTACGCCGATTAG